CGCGCGTCAATCAGGGCAATGTCTTGCGGCGTGGTAACGACGACCGAACCGGTTACAGGGATTTTCTGCGACAGGGTGAGCTGGATATCGCCTGTACCCGGCGGCAGGTCGATGAAGAGGTAGTCCACTTCATCCCACTCGCTTTGGAACATCAACTGCTGCAAGGCTTGGCTGACCATCGGGCCGCGCCAAACGACGGCTTGGTCGGTATCGACCAGAAAGCCGATGGACATCACTTGGATGCCGCTGTCGGCTTCGACGGGAATCAGTTTTTTGTTTTGTTGGTCAGGTTTGCGGTCTTGCACGCCCAACATGGTCGGCTGGCTCGGACCGTAGAGGTCGGCATCCAGTACGCCCACTCGCGCGCCCATGCGTGCCATGGCGGTGGCAAGATTGGCGGTGGTGGTGGATTTGCCGACACCGCCTTTGCCGGATGCAACGGCGATAATGTTTTTGACGCCTTTGATGGTGGCAACGCCGGGCTGTACTTTGTGCGTTGTGATTTCCGTGTCGATGCTGAGGTGGATATGCGCGTCGCCCGTGATGCCGATGACGGCTTCTTGCAGGCTGTTGGCGATGTCGGCGGCGATATGGCCGACGGGGAATCCGAATTTCAGTCCGATATGGAGGTCGTCGGAGCGTTCTTCCAACAGTTGGACGGCTTTTTCACTGCCGAGCGTGCGCTCGGTGCCGGGGATTTTTACTGCTTCCAGTGCAGTTTGAATGGCTACGATATTCATGGCGTATCTCTGGTTGATAGGGAACGATAATTGAATGAAGGATGATTCATGTTTGGTGTGTTAAATACAGGAAATACGGTAGGTATGGAATGAAAGATACGGATCCATATTTCAGGAAAAATGCGTGAGTGCTGTAATAAATTTTCTTACAATAAAAACTGTATCTAAAGTCATCAAAATTAATTTAAATATTATTAAAAATATAGAGTTTTTATACAATGAATTATCAGGTTGGTCATGATATTTTATGTAATTAAATTTCTGAACTTTATATTATGTCTCAATGAATATGAATGAGCTGGGTAGTGAATGTTAATCCCAATTTGCGGCAAGTTCATTTGCTATTTTGAGTCGTTCTGTAGTGCCGACATCCAGCCATAATCCATTGTGTTGCTCGCCGGTAACGCGGTGTTGGTTCATGGCTTCCCGCAATAGAGGCGCGAGTTTGGCGATTTGGTTGGGTGGTGTATTTTGAAAAAGGTCGGGGTGGTATATGCCTATGCCGCTGAAGGTTAGTGCGATTCCTTCGGTTTTATTGGAGTGTACCTGTCCATCGGAGGAAATGGAAAAATCGCCCTCCGGATTGTGCGGGGGATTGGGAACCAACCAAATATGTGCCAGTAGGTTGGATGTTTGTAGGGATGTGGCAGCCTGTCGGGCGGCGTTGAAGTCGATATCGGTCAAAACATCTCCGTTGATGACAAGGAAAGGGGCGTCGCCCAGTAAGGGTAGAGCGGTGGCGATTCCGCCGGCGGTCTCCAGTCCGCCTGTCGATTCGGGAGAGTAGGCTATGCTGACTCCGTATTGTGCGCCGTTACCAAGTGTGGCTTCGATTTGTTCGCCTAGCCATGCGTGATTGATGACGATTTCGGTGAAACCTGCATTTTTCAGACGACGTATATGCCAGCCGATGAGTGGTTCGCTGCCGACTTTTAGAAGTGGTTTGGGTGTGTGGTCGGTCAGGGGGCGCATCCTTTCTCCGCGTCCTGCTGCCAGTATCATTGCTTTCATGGCTGTCCTTGTTTGGGATGGGATTATATAGTGGCTTAACTTTAAACCAGTACGGCGTTGCCTCGCCTTAGCTCAAAGAGAACGATTCTCTAAGGTGCTGAAGCACCAAGTGAATCGGTTCCGTACTATCTCTGTACTGTCTGCGGCTTCGTCGCCTTGTCCTGATTTAAAGTTAATCCACTATAGTCATTTGATGTGAAAGTATACAGTGTTGTGCCGTCAGGATTCAAAGGGAATGATACTTTGGTTATCGGTGTATTGATTGGTCGTTGATGAGGGGATACGGAATCAATAGGTCGTCTGAAAACGAAGATGGGTTTTCAGACGACCTTGTGTTTAGGCCAATGATTTGAATTGTCGGCGGAAATACAGTAGCGCCGGGTTGTCGGTGTGGGTAGTGGTGATTTCATCGATGCGGACATAAAAGATGAAATGTGTGCCGATTTCGTGTTGATCAATAATGTGACCGTGTAAATGGGTCAGTGCGCCTTCAACTTCGAGTTGGCCGGTTTGCCCTCTATGCCAAATGTGGTATTCGAAGCGTTCTTCGGGGGAAAGGTTGGTGAGTCCTGCGAAGTGTTCGGCGACGTCTTGCTGATTTTCTGACAGGGTGTTGATACAGAGGTTTCGGTTTGCCTGCAATATGGGAATGATGCCTGCCTGCCGGTTGATACATAACATAACGGTAGGCGGCTCGTCGGTAATCGGCGCTACGGCTGTCATGGTAATGCCGTAACGTCCGGACTGTCCGTCTGTGGTAATAACATGGACGCCTGCGGCACAGGATGCCATAGCATCGCGGAATGGACTCTTGAGTGTGTGTGTGGAATCTGTCATTCAGTTTCTTTTATTTTAGTGCCTGCTCAATTTGCGCGAGCTGGCGCAAAAGCTCTTTCAATTCGAGCATTTTTTCTTTGGATAAGATTTTTTCGATGGCGTCATAGCGTTCATCCACTTGTGCGCCTATGGTTTCGTACAGTTTTTCGCCTTCTTGGGTCAGCTTCAGGTAAACGCGGCGCTGGTCGTTAGAGGGTTTCAGGCGTACCGCCAAGCCTGCTTTTTCCAGTCGGGTCAGGATGCCGGTCAGGCTGGGACGTAAGATGCAGGCTTGGTTGGCGAGATCTTGAAAGTCTAATGTGCCGTTTTCTGCCAGAAGGCGGATGATACGCCATTGCTGGTCGGTAATATTGGCTTGGTTCAAAATAGGGCGGAATTGTGTCATCAACGCTTCTCGGGCTTGAATCAGTCCAATATTGATAGATGCATGTTTAGATTGGTTGGGCATTATAAGTCTCCATTGTTATCAAAAATCAAACCGTTGAAGCGCGAGGCGGGTATGCAAAAAGCGTTTTTTCATTATAAGCTGCTATTGAAGCGGCAAGGATATATGGGAACAAAAACATCATTGTTTGGGTATGTTGGGAATACGCTAAACAGTTTGTTTTGATAATAATGTTCCCAAGTTTTCTTATAATCCTATCTTAGTCTATTTTCTGCGCAATCTCAACAAAATCATCAAGTACGGATTTTTTGGGTAATTCGTTTCTTTAAAAAACAAATATATTTTGAAGCGATGGATATGCCGTATGGTATTTGAGTTCTTTATATTTTAAGGATTTTAAGCGAGAGGACGTGCTGCCAGCTGAAATCGGCAACGCCGACGGAGAGGCTGACGATAAAGAGTACCGCCAGCGCCAGCAGGTTCGACAGGTTGAAATAAGAAGATTTCGGAGACATAGGTTCGGTGGGGACGGGTTTCAGACGGCCTCAAACGGTCATCGGGGCCGCCTGAAAAACAAAAACGAAAACCGACGGCGCGTCCGGTCAGTATTCCGACAGCGGTTTTTCCGGGTCGTAGCCACCGTCGCTTTCCTTAACGACGGCCTGCCCGCAGATAATGTGTTCGCCGTCGAACGTGAGGGTGGGGTTGCCGTACAGCTCCCAGCCGTTTTGCAGGGCTTCGGTAACGCGGCGGCAGAACGAGGCGTCGTCCGGTCCGGTGAGGTAGCGGTAGAGTTTCATGAGCAGTTTCTCCAGTGTGAAAACATTTTCAGACGGCCTCAAAAGCAGGACGGGGCCGTCTGAAACAGTATAGTGAAATATCTAAAAAACAGTAACGGCCATATTCGGTAATTTACTCTTTCCGAGCGGCGGAAAAGGGACAAGACCGCCGTTGCGGCGCACAGGCCGTCTGAAATCCCACTGCCGCCATGCCTTGCATCGTTATATTTCACGCTGTCGGTTTATTTGGCGGCGTTAAACGCTTCCGTTACCTGTTTGGACGCATTCAGCAATTTCTGGGCGCCGCCTGCGGCAAGGTAGGTTTCCGGCGGCAGGTAGACCACCTGTCCCTTTTTTCAAGCCGTCGTTTCGGCCACCAGCGGATTGTCCAAAACGTCTTTGGCCGCCTTGCCTTCCTCGCCGATGGCGGCAGAACGGTTCAGCACAAACAACCAGTCGGGATTGGTTTTTTTAATGTATTCGAACGTAACGGGCTGGCCGTGGTTGCCTTTTTCCTTGATGGAGGAGTCGGCGGCCTTGGCCGCTTCAAACGAAGCGTTGATTTCCGCTTTCAATTTGTCCGCCTCCGCCTCCGCCTGTTTGCCGAAAATCTGAGCCAGCGCGTCGATGCGCTCTTTCGCACTGTCTTTCAGGTGCATAGGGGTTTGGTCAGTAGAAGAGGTTCATCAGCCAGATTCTGCTGCGCAATCCCCAATAGCTGCTCAATCCTGAGGTGTGATGTATCATTTTTCCGTTTTTAATCAAAATGATGGTCGGTGTGACGGCAATTTTCCAGTTGGCTGCCAATTGGTCGTCTGAATCGTTAATTGTCGGGAATTGCAGTTGATGTTCCTTCATATAGGATTGAATCTCTGTATCGGAGCCGGAATGTACGGCGACACCGAGCGTAGGAATACCGTTTTGATGTAGGCGATCGATTGTCGGGGATGTGTATGAGCAGATATGGCACCATGTTCCCCAAAAATAGACAACGGCAACACGTTCCTTGCTGAGTGTTTCGAGCGAAGTGCTGCTTCCATTGATAACACGGAGGGAATCTGATGAGGCTTGCATCGGTTGATTGGGTTTGCGCCACCAGTCAACGGCTACGGAAATCAGAATAAAGAGGAGGAGGGCTTGGATAAGGGATTTTAGATAAGGTAAGAGTCGTTTCATGTGGTGTCTGCATAAAACAGGCTGAATAGAAAGGAATCCGCATGTGCGGCTACAAGATTGGCTTGCGGGCGTCGTCTGCGGCTTGCAGCCTTGCATCGGTAGATGAGGCATTCCTTAATAAACAGCCTGTCTGTATTTGAATCGTTGAGCTACGATATCAAAGTTTATCACTTATTATGAGGTTTAACGGCTTTTAATCTGGCGCGTATAAATAGCTAAAATAATGACGGCAAATACGGTGGAGGCAATCCATCCTGCCGGTTCGCCGACGCGATACCAACCTACTTGTTGTCCGACAAAACCGGCCAACGCGGAGCCGCCTATGCCTAGCAGGGTGGTCATGATGAAGCCTAAGTTTTCTTTGCCCGGGTGCAGGAATTTTGCCAATACGCCGATTACAAATCCAATAATGATGGTGCTGATCCAACCCATATCTCTCGTCTCCTTGTGTGTTGTGAGGAATGTATGTGTGAAAATGCAGTATACAGGCTTGTTTTGTCCCGCTGTGCCATCTTTACAGTTTATAGCGTTGTCCCGTATGGGAAGGGCGGACGGCGGTATTGTAGTGGATTAACTTTAAATCAGGACAAGGCGACGAAGCCGCAGACAGTACAGATAGTACGGCAAGGCGAGGCAACGCCGTACTGGTTTAAAGTTAATCCACTATATTAGTCAGTATTGATTCATGCTAAAAGGTCGTCTGAAATCTGTTTCAGACGACCTTTTGACTTGCCAGGGTAAATTCTGATTATTGGGCAGCTTCAGCGTTTTCGGGAACTTCTTCAGAAACTTCTGAGGCGGCCTCGTTTTCTTGTTCCGACATGTCGTCGGCAGATGGTTCTTGCTCGGGAAGACTGTTGGTATCAAATTTTTCAGAAGGCATGTTGTTCATTGGTGCTTCATATGTAGGCTGCCCAAAATTTTGTTGCTGCATTACTGCGGCAGGAAAGCGTGTCATTACAAAAAATACTAGCGGAATCATGATAATGAAACAAACCAGCATAAGCCACAAATAAGCTTGCATGAAGTGTTTGCGGTTTTTGTTACCGTCCCCAAATGCCCAGACAAATATCATGACAAGGCCTACGATAGGAATGGCGAGTATCAGGAATGTGATGATCCAATCCTTGACGGTCATGACAGCAGTGTCGTTGGGTAC
The DNA window shown above is from Neisseria sicca and carries:
- the apbC gene encoding iron-sulfur cluster carrier protein ApbC gives rise to the protein MNIVAIQTALEAVKIPGTERTLGSEKAVQLLEERSDDLHIGLKFGFPVGHIAADIANSLQEAVIGITGDAHIHLSIDTEITTHKVQPGVATIKGVKNIIAVASGKGGVGKSTTTANLATAMARMGARVGVLDADLYGPSQPTMLGVQDRKPDQQNKKLIPVEADSGIQVMSIGFLVDTDQAVVWRGPMVSQALQQLMFQSEWDEVDYLFIDLPPGTGDIQLTLSQKIPVTGSVVVTTPQDIALIDARKAVDMFHKVNIPIFGVLENMSVHICSNCGHAEAIFGSEGGKNLAGRLNVPLLGQLPLSLPVREAMDGGAAKQLFDEHPAIAKIYTDAAFQIALTIADKGKDFSSRFPKIVIE
- the murU gene encoding N-acetylmuramate alpha-1-phosphate uridylyltransferase MurU, whose amino-acid sequence is MKAMILAAGRGERMRPLTDHTPKPLLKVGSEPLIGWHIRRLKNAGFTEIVINHAWLGEQIEATLGNGAQYGVSIAYSPESTGGLETAGGIATALPLLGDAPFLVINGDVLTDIDFNAARQAATSLQTSNLLAHIWLVPNPPHNPEGDFSISSDGQVHSNKTEGIALTFSGIGIYHPDLFQNTPPNQIAKLAPLLREAMNQHRVTGEQHNGLWLDVGTTERLKIANELAANWD
- the hpaC gene encoding 4-hydroxyphenylacetate 3-monooxygenase, reductase component — translated: MTDSTHTLKSPFRDAMASCAAGVHVITTDGQSGRYGITMTAVAPITDEPPTVMLCINRQAGIIPILQANRNLCINTLSENQQDVAEHFAGLTNLSPEERFEYHIWHRGQTGQLEVEGALTHLHGHIIDQHEIGTHFIFYVRIDEITTTHTDNPALLYFRRQFKSLA
- the hpaR gene encoding homoprotocatechuate degradation operon regulator HpaR: MPNQSKHASINIGLIQAREALMTQFRPILNQANITDQQWRIIRLLAENGTLDFQDLANQACILRPSLTGILTRLEKAGLAVRLKPSNDQRRVYLKLTQEGEKLYETIGAQVDERYDAIEKILSKEKMLELKELLRQLAQIEQALK
- a CDS encoding DUF1737 domain-containing protein → MKLYRYLTGPDDASFCRRVTEALQNGWELYGNPTLTFDGEHIICGQAVVKESDGGYDPEKPLSEY
- a CDS encoding protein disulfide oxidoreductase, with amino-acid sequence MKRLLPYLKSLIQALLLFILISVAVDWWRKPNQPMQASSDSLRVINGSSTSLETLSKERVAVVYFWGTWCHICSYTSPTIDRLHQNGIPTLGVAVHSGSDTEIQSYMKEHQLQFPTINDSDDQLAANWKIAVTPTIILIKNGKMIHHTSGLSSYWGLRSRIWLMNLFY
- a CDS encoding GlsB/YeaQ/YmgE family stress response membrane protein, whose protein sequence is MGWISTIIIGFVIGVLAKFLHPGKENLGFIMTTLLGIGGSALAGFVGQQVGWYRVGEPAGWIASTVFAVIILAIYTRQIKSR